A window from Sphingobium sp. EM0848 encodes these proteins:
- a CDS encoding hydantoinase B/oxoprolinase family protein has translation MSGWQFWIDRGGTFTDIIGRSPDGVIATKKLLSEDPARYRDAATAGIRSMLGLEPDADIPPGLVTEVRLGTTVATNALLERKGARTLLLVDRGMRDLLRIGHQSRPALFDLDIHLPSQLYEAVEEVGGRIAMDGSSLGALDEDEVRAMLDDYRQRGFEACAIALIHAWKYPANELRLSRIARAAGFAQVSVSHEINRMVGLVARASTTVADAYLSPVLRRYVNQVVAELGPVPLYFMQSNGGLVPAGNFQGKDALLSGPAGGVVGAAHTAAEVDEKRIIAFDMGGTSTDVALFAGEYERTLDTELDGVPLRVPMMAIDTVAAGGGSILSFDGVRFQVGPESGGAKPGPLAYRNGGRLTVTDANIRCGKILAARFPATFGANGSDPLDVEAVKRAFDMLAGQVSDPEARNVAEGFLKIAVAQMAGAIKRVALARGQDVTAFTLQCYGGAGGQHACLVAEELGMSRVLIDPLAGVLSAYGIGVAKEAHLRQQAVQEVLTTEVRERVGALADRLFDECAGHFADVRAELLERCVTVQLRYDGTDTTLDVALGDIASMRTAFEDMHRARFGFATPDRPLIVDAVMVEALRGRPAVARRVPASSRMAEPVDETEIWTHGRAWKTLVYEREDLGVGATVTGPAIICESIGTIVVEPGWRAQICENGAVILTRGSAGVEERQLSEPVLIELFNSMFTSIAEQMGAVLQNTSTSVNIKERLDFSCALFDAEGGLIANAPHVPVHLGAMGESVRTVIASREGSFRRGDAIVLNNPFNGGTHLPDVTVVTPVFDCDGDRPRFFVANRAHHADIGGSVPGSTPPNSRSLAEEGVVIDNFLLLRDGLLQEDALRTLLGSGPYPARNVDGNIADLKAQLAANAAGAREIETLATRQGWDQVELYAARVMDFGEECVRRVIAKIKPSSFDYRMDDGSMLRVDIRPDPVTRSAVIDFTGTSDQRDGNFNAPRAITQAVVLYVFRCMVGISIPLNEGCLRPLTIVSPDGSFLAPEPGRAVVAGNTEVSQAVCNAMLGALGAASASQATMNNLLFGNERFQYYETICGGTGAGPGFAGTGPVHSHMTNTRITDPEILELRYPVRLEQFGVRPESGGKGQWRGGDGAVRRIRALEPLTLSFIGSRRTVAPFGLMGGEDGATGRQWIERADGQVEMVPGVVEADLQPGDQIVIETPGGGGYGNAEN, from the coding sequence GTGTCGGGTTGGCAATTCTGGATCGATCGGGGCGGCACGTTCACGGACATTATAGGCCGTTCGCCCGATGGCGTGATAGCCACGAAGAAGCTGCTGAGCGAGGACCCCGCCCGCTATCGCGACGCGGCGACCGCTGGCATTCGCAGCATGCTGGGTCTGGAGCCGGACGCGGATATCCCACCCGGCCTCGTCACGGAAGTGCGGCTGGGGACAACCGTCGCCACCAATGCGCTGCTGGAGCGCAAAGGCGCCCGGACCTTGCTGTTGGTGGATCGGGGCATGCGGGACCTGCTGCGCATCGGGCATCAGTCGCGTCCGGCGCTTTTCGATCTCGATATCCATTTGCCTTCCCAACTCTATGAGGCGGTTGAAGAGGTCGGCGGGCGTATCGCCATGGATGGATCAAGCCTGGGCGCCCTTGATGAAGATGAGGTTCGGGCAATGCTGGACGATTATCGTCAGCGTGGCTTCGAAGCATGCGCGATTGCGCTGATCCACGCCTGGAAATATCCCGCAAACGAACTCCGCCTCAGCCGGATCGCCCGCGCCGCGGGTTTTGCGCAAGTGTCGGTCAGCCATGAGATCAACCGCATGGTCGGCCTTGTCGCGCGGGCGAGCACCACGGTTGCCGATGCCTATCTGTCGCCCGTCCTGCGCCGCTATGTGAATCAGGTGGTGGCCGAGCTTGGCCCGGTGCCGCTCTATTTCATGCAGTCCAACGGCGGCCTTGTGCCGGCCGGGAATTTTCAGGGGAAGGACGCGCTTCTTTCCGGTCCCGCGGGCGGGGTCGTCGGCGCGGCGCATACGGCGGCGGAGGTCGACGAGAAGCGGATTATCGCCTTCGACATGGGAGGGACATCCACGGACGTCGCCCTTTTCGCCGGTGAATATGAACGGACGCTCGATACCGAACTGGACGGCGTCCCGTTGCGCGTCCCGATGATGGCCATCGATACGGTGGCCGCGGGCGGCGGATCGATCCTGTCCTTCGACGGTGTGCGTTTCCAGGTCGGGCCGGAGAGCGGGGGCGCCAAGCCCGGACCTCTTGCCTACCGTAACGGCGGGCGGTTGACCGTCACGGATGCCAATATCCGCTGCGGGAAGATATTGGCCGCGCGCTTCCCCGCAACATTCGGCGCAAACGGCTCGGACCCGCTGGATGTGGAAGCTGTGAAGCGCGCCTTCGACATGCTGGCTGGTCAGGTTTCGGACCCCGAAGCTCGCAATGTGGCAGAAGGGTTCCTGAAGATCGCGGTCGCCCAGATGGCCGGTGCGATCAAGCGCGTGGCGTTGGCCCGGGGGCAGGATGTCACCGCCTTCACACTCCAATGCTATGGCGGTGCGGGCGGGCAGCATGCCTGTCTTGTGGCCGAGGAACTCGGCATGTCGCGCGTGCTGATCGACCCGCTTGCCGGTGTCCTGTCCGCCTATGGCATTGGCGTCGCCAAGGAAGCGCATCTGCGACAGCAGGCGGTGCAGGAAGTGCTGACGACAGAGGTACGCGAACGCGTGGGCGCACTGGCAGACCGGCTGTTTGACGAATGTGCCGGCCATTTTGCCGATGTCCGTGCAGAGCTACTGGAGCGCTGCGTCACGGTTCAGCTTCGCTATGACGGGACGGACACGACGCTGGACGTGGCTCTGGGCGACATCGCGTCGATGCGCACTGCTTTTGAGGATATGCACCGGGCACGCTTCGGTTTCGCGACGCCTGATCGCCCCCTGATCGTCGATGCCGTCATGGTGGAAGCGCTTCGCGGTCGTCCGGCTGTCGCGCGGCGGGTGCCAGCCTCTTCCCGTATGGCGGAGCCCGTCGATGAAACCGAAATCTGGACACATGGGCGGGCGTGGAAGACGTTGGTCTATGAGCGGGAGGATCTTGGCGTCGGCGCGACCGTCACCGGCCCCGCCATCATCTGCGAGTCCATTGGAACCATCGTGGTGGAGCCGGGCTGGCGCGCGCAGATATGTGAGAATGGCGCGGTCATTCTGACACGGGGATCGGCGGGCGTAGAGGAACGGCAATTGTCCGAACCCGTGCTGATCGAACTGTTCAACAGCATGTTCACGAGCATTGCCGAACAGATGGGCGCGGTGCTCCAGAATACGTCGACAAGCGTCAACATAAAGGAACGGCTGGATTTTTCCTGCGCGCTCTTCGATGCCGAAGGGGGCCTCATCGCCAATGCTCCGCATGTGCCGGTGCATCTGGGTGCGATGGGAGAGAGTGTGCGGACGGTCATTGCAAGCCGGGAAGGTTCGTTTCGGCGCGGGGACGCCATCGTCCTCAACAACCCCTTCAATGGCGGGACCCATCTGCCGGACGTGACCGTCGTCACGCCTGTGTTCGATTGCGACGGGGATCGTCCCCGCTTCTTCGTCGCCAACCGGGCGCATCATGCCGATATCGGGGGCAGCGTGCCGGGATCGACCCCGCCAAACTCGCGCTCGCTCGCCGAAGAGGGCGTGGTGATCGACAATTTCCTGCTGCTGCGGGATGGCCTGCTTCAGGAAGACGCGCTCCGCACCCTGTTGGGTTCCGGCCCTTATCCGGCGCGCAATGTCGATGGCAATATCGCCGATCTGAAGGCGCAACTTGCCGCCAATGCCGCCGGAGCGCGGGAGATCGAAACGCTCGCCACCCGGCAGGGATGGGATCAGGTCGAACTCTACGCCGCCCGCGTCATGGACTTTGGCGAGGAATGCGTCCGCCGCGTCATCGCGAAGATAAAGCCGAGCAGCTTTGATTACCGGATGGATGACGGGAGCATGCTGCGCGTTGACATCAGGCCGGACCCGGTCACGCGCAGCGCGGTCATCGATTTCACGGGAACCAGCGATCAGCGGGACGGCAATTTCAACGCGCCCAGGGCGATCACCCAGGCGGTGGTGCTCTATGTTTTCCGCTGCATGGTCGGCATATCCATCCCGCTCAATGAAGGGTGTCTGCGTCCGCTGACGATCGTCAGCCCCGATGGCAGCTTCCTGGCGCCCGAACCCGGCCGGGCCGTCGTGGCGGGCAACACCGAAGTCAGTCAGGCGGTCTGCAACGCCATGCTGGGCGCTCTGGGCGCCGCATCGGCATCGCAGGCGACCATGAACAACCTGTTGTTCGGCAATGAACGCTTCCAATATTATGAGACGATCTGCGGAGGCACCGGGGCCGGGCCGGGTTTCGCGGGGACCGGCCCGGTGCATAGCCATATGACCAACACCCGCATCACCGATCCTGAAATCCTTGAGCTTCGCTATCCCGTTCGTCTGGAGCAGTTCGGGGTTCGTCCGGAATCCGGGGGGAAGGGGCAATGGCGCGGCGGCGACGGGGCCGTTCGACGGATACGCGCGCTGGAGCCGCTGACGCTTTCCTTCATCGGGTCCCGACGCACCGTCGCGCCGTTCGGGTTGATGGGCGGAGAGGATGGCGCGACGGGCCGGCAATGGATCGAGCGCGCCGATGGGCAGGTAGAGATGGTGCCGGGAGTCGTCGAAGCCGATTTGCAGCCCGGCGATCAGATCGTCATCGAAACGCCGGGCGGCGGTGGCTACGGCAACGCTGAAAACTGA
- a CDS encoding arginine N-succinyltransferase, with protein sequence MQFVRPAGPADIDALLELAYLSGRGFTSLPEDRATLIQRLALSERSFAGDVPADQAWYVLMLEDSETGQIDGIAGVKGGVGINRPHFSFRVMTLAQYSSATSTRFDHQALVLVNECSGCSEVGSLFLRPGKRQNGAGALLARARYMLIGAAPERFASTIMAELRGWFDDQDNSPFWDGIASKFFRLPFEEADRMITSTDGQFILDLAPRHPIYLELVDTSAREAISAVHRHGVPALRMLEREGFTRSGLIDIFDGGPTMTAARDTIATIRHARRLPARLGEPAMPAPLLVATTVPGRFRAVRAMAERHDDALILPAAEAAALGVADGEILMVSE encoded by the coding sequence ATGCAGTTCGTCCGTCCGGCGGGCCCTGCCGATATCGATGCGCTGCTGGAACTGGCCTATCTTTCCGGCAGGGGGTTCACCAGCCTGCCGGAAGACCGGGCGACACTGATCCAGCGACTGGCCCTTTCCGAACGCAGCTTTGCCGGTGACGTTCCCGCCGATCAGGCATGGTATGTGCTGATGCTGGAAGACAGCGAGACGGGCCAGATCGACGGGATCGCAGGGGTCAAGGGCGGTGTCGGCATCAACCGCCCTCATTTTTCCTTCCGCGTGATGACGCTGGCGCAATATTCCTCCGCCACCAGCACGCGCTTCGACCATCAGGCGCTGGTCCTCGTCAATGAATGCAGCGGCTGTTCGGAAGTCGGATCGCTGTTCCTGCGCCCTGGGAAACGGCAAAACGGCGCGGGTGCCCTGCTTGCGCGGGCGCGTTACATGCTGATCGGCGCGGCGCCCGAACGGTTCGCCTCGACGATCATGGCCGAACTGCGCGGCTGGTTCGACGATCAGGACAACAGCCCCTTCTGGGACGGCATCGCCAGCAAATTCTTTCGCCTGCCCTTCGAGGAGGCGGATCGGATGATTACATCGACCGATGGTCAGTTCATCCTTGATCTTGCGCCGCGCCATCCAATCTATCTGGAACTGGTCGACACCAGTGCGCGTGAGGCGATCAGCGCCGTGCACCGCCATGGCGTCCCCGCGCTGCGCATGCTGGAGAGGGAGGGTTTCACGCGATCCGGGCTGATCGACATATTCGATGGCGGGCCGACCATGACCGCGGCCCGCGATACTATCGCGACCATCCGGCACGCCCGTCGACTGCCGGCACGTCTGGGCGAACCGGCGATGCCCGCGCCACTGCTGGTCGCGACGACCGTGCCCGGCAGGTTCCGCGCGGTCCGGGCGATGGCCGAGCGTCACGACGACGCCCTGATCCTGCCAGCCGCCGAGGCCGCGGCGCTGGGCGTGGCCGATGGTGAAATTCTGATGGTGAGTGAATGA
- the astD gene encoding succinylglutamate-semialdehyde dehydrogenase — protein MMLRSIDPANGALLWEGQEEDAAACHAAVDRARAAFPAWARTPLEERIAIARRYAALLKEQTENLATLISRETGKLLWDSRGEVAAMIGKVEISITAQAERAGFREQAMPFGRSVLRHRPHGVMAVLGPYNFPGHLPNGHIVPALLAGNCVLFKPSEETPATGERMARLWTEAGLPAHVFQVVQGGRETGAALVEADIDGLLFTGSAQAGRHFRRAFVDRPHVILAIELGGNNPLVAWDGDAQAIASLVSHSAFITTGQRCSCARRLILPQGQAGDEILSAVVAQAAALPIGAWDDPANSFMGPLISGRAATHARSRTDALIAAGARSLLSAGRPDGRSEAFMSAAILDVTGVAVPDAEIFAPVLQIIRVPDFDAAMRAANATAFGLSAGLISSDDRLWDRFSTEIRAGVVNWNRPTTGAASAMPFGGLGESGNHRPSAYYAADYCAFPAASFEAANIEALAIPGMA, from the coding sequence ATGATGCTGCGATCAATCGACCCCGCAAATGGCGCCCTTCTCTGGGAAGGACAGGAAGAGGATGCCGCCGCCTGCCATGCTGCCGTCGACAGGGCCCGTGCCGCCTTCCCGGCTTGGGCACGCACGCCGCTGGAGGAGCGGATCGCCATTGCCCGGCGCTACGCCGCCCTGCTGAAGGAACAGACGGAAAATCTCGCCACACTGATTTCCCGCGAGACGGGCAAGCTGCTCTGGGACAGCCGGGGCGAGGTCGCCGCGATGATCGGCAAGGTCGAAATCTCGATCACGGCACAGGCCGAACGGGCGGGCTTTCGCGAACAGGCCATGCCCTTTGGCCGATCCGTGCTGCGGCATCGGCCCCATGGCGTGATGGCGGTGCTGGGGCCCTATAATTTCCCCGGCCACCTGCCCAACGGACATATCGTCCCCGCCCTGCTGGCCGGCAACTGCGTGCTGTTCAAGCCGTCGGAGGAAACCCCGGCGACCGGCGAGCGGATGGCGCGGCTCTGGACCGAGGCAGGCCTTCCAGCCCATGTTTTCCAGGTCGTGCAAGGCGGACGCGAAACCGGCGCGGCACTGGTGGAGGCGGATATTGACGGATTGCTCTTCACCGGGTCCGCACAGGCAGGCCGCCATTTCCGCAGGGCCTTTGTCGACCGTCCCCATGTGATCCTGGCGATCGAACTGGGCGGCAACAACCCGTTGGTCGCATGGGATGGCGACGCGCAGGCCATCGCTTCGCTCGTCAGCCATTCGGCCTTCATCACCACCGGCCAGCGTTGCTCCTGCGCGCGGCGCCTGATCCTGCCCCAAGGCCAGGCGGGCGACGAAATCCTTTCCGCCGTCGTTGCGCAGGCAGCGGCATTGCCCATCGGCGCATGGGACGATCCCGCGAATTCCTTCATGGGACCGTTGATTTCCGGCCGGGCCGCCACCCATGCGCGCAGCAGGACCGATGCGCTCATCGCGGCAGGCGCGCGCAGCCTGTTGTCGGCGGGTCGCCCGGACGGACGCAGCGAAGCCTTCATGTCAGCCGCCATCCTTGACGTAACGGGCGTTGCCGTGCCCGATGCGGAAATCTTCGCCCCGGTATTGCAGATCATCCGGGTGCCCGATTTCGACGCCGCCATGCGGGCCGCGAATGCCACCGCCTTTGGCCTGTCGGCAGGGCTGATATCGTCGGACGACCGGCTCTGGGACCGGTTCAGCACCGAAATCCGGGCGGGCGTCGTCAATTGGAACCGGCCGACCACCGGCGCCGCCTCCGCCATGCCCTTTGGCGGCCTTGGCGAATCCGGCAACCACCGACCCAGTGCCTATTACGCCGCCGACTATTGCGCCTTTCCCGCAGCCAGTTTTGAAGCCGCCAATATCGAAGCGCTGGCCATTCCCGGCATGGCATGA